In Salmo salar chromosome ssa03, Ssal_v3.1, whole genome shotgun sequence, a single genomic region encodes these proteins:
- the cp075 gene encoding OB DNA-binding domain-containing protein C16orf175 isoform X2, with amino-acid sequence MYITDHSPTTGVVTIVVILIAVAALGVLICGCWCYLLLQRIGQSEDEESIVGEGETKEPFLMVQYSTRGPHVEHKTKLAHNGTEKHT; translated from the coding sequence ATGTACATCACAGATCACAGCCCAACTACTGGGGTGGTGACAATCGTAGTGATCCTCATTGCTGTTGCTGCCCTCGGTGTTCTCATCTGTGGATGTTGGTGCTACCTGCTCCTGCAGCGGATTGGCCAGTCTGAAGATGAGGAGAGTATTGTAGGAGAGGGCGAGACCAAGGAGCCCTTCCTGATGGTACAGTACTCCACCAGGGGCCCTCACGTCGAGCACAAAACCAAGCTCGCCCACAACGGCACTGAGAAACACACTTAA